The following proteins are co-located in the Gossypium hirsutum isolate 1008001.06 chromosome A02, Gossypium_hirsutum_v2.1, whole genome shotgun sequence genome:
- the LOC121215535 gene encoding uncharacterized protein has translation MKSMIYLITKAKWKKSSKRKEKRFRERMRAEMGMIRVRQQTRSKTAARMQRSSIVAEMERLQEEVALKREETSALRQQQLREETMAEAILQNLNQQRLLNACLLFQHSCNQHLLDLLIPHFLG, from the exons ATGAAGAGCATGATTTATTTAATAACGAAGGCGAAATGGAAGAAATCAtcaaaaaggaaggaaaag agaTTCCGCGAACGCATGAGAGCGGAGATGGGAATGATTAGAGTCAGACAACAAACACG TTCAAAAACTGCTGCTAGGATGCAGCGTAGCTCAATTGTGGCTGAAATGGAAAGGCTTCAAGAAGAGGTAGCATTGAAGAGGGAAGAGACAAGCGCCCTGAGACAACAGCAGTTAAGGGAAGAAACTATGGCGGAAGCTATCTTACAAAATCTCAATCAACAAAGGCTGCTCAACGCCTGCCTCTTATTCCAACATTCATGTAACCAACATCTTCTTGACCTTCTGATACCCCATTTTCTAGGTTGA